The sequence aaatttacAAGAGAATATTAcaagtgaaaataaaaatgaaagaagttaGGCGCGGATATATCGCTCTCTCTATAAGGAGATTCAAGCttactgcagcaaatgtttttcACCGGTTCAATAATaatcctctttgacttgtcccctctaGGATACAATAAACTTCACAAAATATAATTCAACGACTCTGGATGAGAGTTGAGTccaaatctcaaaaaaaaaacacacctcctttcaaaatataattcaacgactctggacaagagttgagtccaaatctcaaaaaaaaaaaacacctccTTTCAACTAATAAGAGATCTCTTTTTGGACTaacttttatgcactctatatttgtgatattgggttttaggccTAACTCATACTCCAAAAGCTAgttcaaagggaggaggattgctcAAGCTTTAAAAGGAGTTCGCctatctcattaaccaccgatgtgggacttttgtcattgtTCAACACCCCACTTCACTCTCAGTGCTTATCATCTGGTGCGTGggtaattttgatttttgagggCTCCAATATTGTGTGAGACGGatcttgctctgataccatgtgaaattagatCTTAGGTTTCTTGTATCCTGTGCATaaccatcactatttatattagaaaaagtCTTTCTAGCAATAAAATGAAGTAgcaaatagtaaaaataaatgacctaaaaattagaaatgttacataggttacaaagattgaatttaaattacaaaagaatAATGAACTGAAATTTAAATTGCAATATGGAGGAGTAATGATCATATATAGTTGACCACTTGTTCTGCCAGAATAATACAACGGCAATAACAATTTTGTAACCATCACATAATGGCCAATAATGTGCATACAAATTGATTAACAGAAATGAGCAATTAGGCACTAATCCAGCAATATTGTCCGCTAACTGCTGAAACATTCCTCATTCTTGTAACTCCAAATAAAGCAAATTAATATACTCTTAAAATGCTAAATACCCTTTGCTGGATTGATGGCACAATTCCTCTAGGTGTAGTTTGGTATATATGCTTATTATGTGTATGCAATGtgatttaactaaattaaagattttatttttttcatatgtttaataATACTTTAACAAGTCTTGCAATGTGCAGAAGTAGGCATGGTAATAATAACGTGCTGATAATTAATGTGTGTATATTACGTACAAAGAAATTGGCTTTTGTGTTTCCATTTTCAATTCATTTACATCCATCTCTGATCTTTCACTTTCAACATCTCTGCCTCTGCCTCTGGGCCACCCCAACTAATTCAAATTTAGTGTAAAAATTACTTTAGAGGAATTATATATAATGGTAATTCAATTAGTGCTTTGTTTATCTGTTCTTTTGGACAGATATATAATTTCACTATCACATGCACCATTGATTTACACATCACATGTCATTATTGGTGGTCCGATATACTTGTCTTTTCATTCGTCCTttattaattttacaaaaaaaaaatgaaataagcaAGCAAATACTATCTATAAGTAAATTATTTGCATAGTTATAATTTTACCTAATTACAAATCATCTCATGCTTTAATGAGAACGACTATAAATGGCTGAGACTCATAAAACGTTAACTGACttctcttttactttttcttttccttatatACGAATCTTCGCGAGATATTTATAATCGATcgaacttataaataaataaatttttagacTTAATGTGTTTTTCACGAAAGTACATATCTATTTCATTAGTACTATACTACTAGTATAaagtttttattatattaatttttggaGTTGTCATTATCCACACTAGGGCATCCACGTGTAGACTGATAATTGTTGGATGATCTTATTGGACCACAAACATATCGAAATGGAGATGTTGTCCCAAGTCTAGGGATCATATATTTCATGTCCTTGTGTCCCAATAAATCTTGccataaaaaacatatatattttttactccATTTAATAACAAATTGCCCATTGTGTGATAATTATAAAAGCATTTTCAATTTTGTCCTCTACCATGGGTGTCAAATTGATGTgctacattttttcttttttaaaatcttcTTGTGATTATTTAAACTTTGTATTGGCAAGAAAATAGTCCCGCCATTtcgatttcaatttcaattgatGTGATTATTTTGGGATTAAGAAaagataatagaaataatttaacttaaaacGTTTTTTAGGTAATCTTAGttcttttttcccctttttcaaGACAAGCTCCAATTTGCTTTCTTTTGGCttgaatgttattttaaataatgaaactTCATAATTAAAGATAAACGTCTCTtgacatgtatctagtaaaccTTATGTACATtccgcaaaaaaaaaaatttggccaGAAAATCTAATCAGAATTTGACTCGaatgatatatttatgttattttactttttttaaaatatttttagccTTTTAACTATgatacttttaaattaaaaataggggaaaattttaactttttaacttttgatacgtttaatattataaatttctgATCAAATTATCAAGTCATTTAGCATTATTGattcattaaattaaaactCTTGGGAAGATAAACTCTTGACATGCATCTAGTCAAGAGTTTTAAAACTCCGATTTGCTTTCTTTGCTACTTTTAATATTGAAACTtcataaataaagataaactcTTGACATGCATCTAGTAAACCTTGTGTACTTTGGGCAAGAAAATCTTGTTGATCAGAATAATATTTTACTTGTGTTATTTTAGTGAACGTTTTTACCcgtttaattttgatatattttaaattaaaaaataaataaaaaattaatttattttaaaataaaatattataaatttttaaaatctctGGCCATTTAGCATTATCCATTCAGTAAATGAAAACTCTTGGAAAGATAAATTCTCTCCTAGGAAGTTGaaacaaaattaacaacaaaagTATTTGAAAAGCTCATCAGTCATCCCTGGCATGCATCTAGTAAACCATTCATTAAAACTTTTGAGTTTtccaaaacaaattaattagttttcctTTACTATAAATAGTCATAAAAGACACCAAACAATCCAAATTATATTCAAATAACTATAGTATTAATTTCCAAATGTATTCATCATATGGTAGCACTAGCTCTGGCACCACCAAAAAGTACAACATTAGATTTGGTGGTCGAATAATTGAAACAACAGTGACAAACAAAGCTGCTGTTGCCAATGAATGGGCTGCTTCAATGCTCTCCAAATATTCTGGAAAACAAACAGTTGTGGGCTTAGACAATGAATGGAAGCCCAATTTCAGTAAATACACTAACAACAAATTAGCCACACTCCAACTCTGCATTGACAACACTTGTCTCATAGTCCAATTGTTTTATTTGGACGAAATCCCACAAACACTGAAGAGATTTTTGGCTAATCCTAATTTCACATTTGTTGGAGTTGAGGTTGGTGAAGACATCCTTAAACTGAAAAATGAATATGGTTTGGTTTGTTATAATCAGGCTGATATTCGTGATGTTGCTAAGAAAAAATGGCCTTGTAGGTATTCACGTCCAGGATTGAAGGATCTTGCTTATGATATATGTAGTCTTAATATGCCTAAACCAAAACATGTTAGCATGAGCAATTGGGAGGCAAGAGAACTAAGTGTTAGCCAAGTTGAATATGCTTGCATTGATGCTTATGCTTCCTTCAAGATTGGTCAAAAGCTACTTATGGaaaattgaattgtgtttatgtttttaagtgttttaagtattatgtcttttttttgttaGTGATAAGTTTTTTCCCatgcatttttgttttgttgttacTCTTTAGTGTGTTTTCGTATgcatatgaattataatgtgcgTAAGTTAAATGATGTTCGTACATTGTTCAGTtcctcaattaattttatattacttgCACCCTTAATAATCTAATATGTTAGATTTAACtgattaaaagatataaaaagaaCTGTCGTAACAAAAACGATCCTTATCGAATATGGAAACTATAATTCTGAGAGAAGCGTAAAAATGGACAATggtaattgaatttttaatttttatggttaaaattctttaagaaaattttatacattttaataaaataaattgtttgaGTGTAGCTAGTTTTGTTGTCTATGTGTTGTTTTTGAGGAAGTTAGTTTTTTATTTCTGAAAATGTTtgacaaatattaaaaacaagtTAATGTAGTGCAAAGCTCGAAAGAAAATGATTCAACTTAAGTAAGTGTGTTTCCAATTTTTTTGagtaaaaatcatttttgttcgtctatttattttttacttactCAAACGGTAAGTAGACGTTCTTACTAAACGATCTTATTCTTTTTTGTAAGGATCTTACtagattatttaatttttggtcGGAAGAAAAATGATTAGAATAACAATATGATTAATGTgtattttaatgttaaattatgtgatattgttttttgatttatcaatttagggcattaaattttgaattatcatatttttatgataGTAAACAAGTAAAATCATATGAAAAGGATTGAAAATGTGCATATATGAATTTACATGGACTTTTATGACTGTTATTTCGTggttattcaaaatcaaattgatttgataactaaaattaaaaaaagacgATTTTgataagaattttgattttttcagttattatattattagtttttaatgatttgagaTTATTTTAATAGGTTAATCGATAATTCGATAGTAAATTAAGTaatcaatcaatatatatatataaatgaggatcatagaggagctgatgtggcacctctctatggcctccatttcaatttctttttttcctccttttttaattttttttttatttcttttcattaaataaattatttattaattaaaaaattcattcatatttattattctaattatacCTAATAAGTTACAACAAAACCTCCATCTATTTATATTCCCTACTTAAATAATATGtcttttcaacttatttttaattattcttatgattTACACAAACTATAAATAACAACTATCTATGTTCAATGATCATtctcattttctcattctttctttttattagtataattttttcctcttttacattttttcctTCATCTTTTTCATCAATCATGTACTTAATAAGTTCAC comes from Solanum pennellii chromosome 1, SPENNV200 and encodes:
- the LOC107025676 gene encoding Werner Syndrome-like exonuclease, coding for MYSSYGSTSSGTTKKYNIRFGGRIIETTVTNKAAVANEWAASMLSKYSGKQTVVGLDNEWKPNFSKYTNNKLATLQLCIDNTCLIVQLFYLDEIPQTLKRFLANPNFTFVGVEVGEDILKLKNEYGLVCYNQADIRDVAKKKWPCRYSRPGLKDLAYDICSLNMPKPKHVSMSNWEARELSVSQVEYACIDAYASFKIGQKLLMEN